A stretch of the Macaca thibetana thibetana isolate TM-01 chromosome X, ASM2454274v1, whole genome shotgun sequence genome encodes the following:
- the LOC126946704 gene encoding histone H3.3A-like: MARTKQTARKSTGGKAPRKQLATKAALKSAPSTGGVKKPHRYRPGTVALREIRRYQKSTELLIRKLPFQRLVREIAQGFKTDLRFQSAAIGALQEASEAYLVGLFEDTNLCAIHAKRVTIMPKDIQLARHIRGERA, encoded by the coding sequence ATGGCTCGTACAAAGCAGACTGCCCGCAAATCGACGGGTGGTAAAGCACCCAGGAAGCAACTGGCTACAAAAGCCGCTCTCAAGAGTGCGCCCTCTACTGGAGGGGTGAAGAAACCTCATCGTTACAGGCCTGGTACTGTGGCGCTCCGTGAAATTAGACGTTATCAGAAGTCCACTGAACTTCTGATTCGCAAACTTCCCTTCCAGCGTCTGGTGCGAGAAATTGCTCAGGGCTTTAAAACAGATCTGCGCTTCCAGAGCGCAGCTATCGGTGCTTTGCAGGAGGCAAGTGAGGCCTATCTGGTTGGCCTTTTTGAAGACACCAACCTGTGTGCTATCCATGCCAAACGTGTAACAATTATGCCAAAAGACATCCAGCTAGCACGCCACATACGTGGAGAACGTGCTTAA